A single Pristis pectinata isolate sPriPec2 chromosome 6, sPriPec2.1.pri, whole genome shotgun sequence DNA region contains:
- the LOC127572036 gene encoding E3 ubiquitin-protein ligase TRIM8-like isoform X2: MAAAPEQEPLEEELTCTICLEIFTEPVILSCRHSFCRACVEEVWREPDSGTYACPQCRTGSTVRPVLEKNFQLANIVERYMALEISKEAVPCSYCTKKKRSAVKSCLRCQVSMCSTHHGLHSENAMLKNHPLTDPTSDTAMGKCTVHQKLLEIYCKDDAICVCTFCALLGNHKGHEVISISEAVSELRNNLKEQQEKFRVSADTSQVALKGLQKEKQDALEAMKKKKINIEKKYKVLRQQIEDEEKEAYEQLNKEQIRVTSEIDGRILALQNLMKEFEESIDHLNDLSKKNEDILFIEGFNSLAKRFKDVSLPFIPTPYTSGEMQVTDPIRCTDEGTEEERDREMMIQLYGQTPILDPDTANPYLILTDNNRTVSASSQIQLFQRSAQRFDRWPQILGTECDLRVSYTFQPFYLRNFLLDSAFSLYNFFIFTLRPFQ, encoded by the exons ATGGCTGCCGCTCCCGAGCAGGAGCCTCTGGAGGAAGAATTAACCTGCACCATCTGCCTGGAGATTTTCACTGAGCCCGTCATCCTCAGCTGCAGACACAGCTTCTGCCGAGCCTGCGTGGAggaggtgtggagggagcctGATTCTGGCACTTACGCCTGCCCCCAGTGTCGAACAGGCTCCACGGTCCGGCCTGTCCTGGAGAAGAACTTCCAACTGGCAAACATCGTGGAGAGGTACATGGCTCTGGAGATCTCCAAGGAGGCTGTCCCTTGCAGCTACTGCACCAAGAAGAAGCGCTCCGCCGTGAAAAGCTGCCTTCGGTGCCAAGTATCGATGTGCTCCACGCATCACGGGTTGCACAGCGAGAACGCGATGCTGAAGAACCACCCTCTCACGGATCCCACTTCAGACACGGCAATGGGGAAATGTACAGTACACCAGAAGCTGCTGGAGATCTACTGCAAGGACGACGCTATCTGTGTCTGCACCTTCTGCGCTCTATTGGGAAATCACAAGGGCCATGAAGTCATCAGCATCAGCGAGGCAGTGAGCGAGCTGAGA AATAATTTGAAGGAACAGCAAGAGAAGTTCAGGGTTAGTGCTGACACATCGCAGGTTGCTCTGAAAGGTCTTCAGAAAGAAAAGCAAGATGCTTTG GAAGcaatgaagaagaagaaaataaacattGAGAAGAAATACAAGGTGCTCAGGCAACAGATtgaagatgaggagaaagaaGCTTATGAACAGCTGAATAAGGAGCAGATTCGTGTAACATCAGAGATTGATGGCAGGATCCTTGCTCTCCAGAATTTGATGAAAGAATTTGAAGAATCTATTGACCACCTCAATGACCTTTCGAAGAAGAATGAAGACATCCTGTTTATTGAG GGATTTAACTCTCTTGCTAAACG GTTCAAGGATGTCTCACTGCCATTTATACCCACACCTTATACTTCAGGTGAGATGCAAGTAACAGACCCAATAAGATGTACAGATGAGGGAACTGAAgaggagagggacagagaaaTGATGATCCAGCTGT ATGGGCAGACACCGATTCTGGATCCAGACACGGCCAATCCCTACCTTATCCTAACAGACAATAACAGAACAGTGTCTGCGTCGAGCCAGATACAGCTGTTTCAGAGAAGTGCACAGAGGTTTGATCGATGGCCTCAGATCCTTGGTACCGA ATGTGACTTGAGGGTGAGCTACACATTTCAACCATTCTACCTGAGGAATTTTCTCCTGGATTCTGCATTTAGTTTGTACAATTTCTTCATTTTCACATTGAGACCTTTCCAATAG
- the LOC127572036 gene encoding E3 ubiquitin-protein ligase TRIM8-like isoform X3 produces MAAAPEQEPLEEELTCTICLEIFTEPVILSCRHSFCRACVEEVWREPDSGTYACPQCRTGSTVRPVLEKNFQLANIVERYMALEISKEAVPCSYCTKKKRSAVKSCLRCQVSMCSTHHGLHSENAMLKNHPLTDPTSDTAMGKCTVHQKLLEIYCKDDAICVCTFCALLGNHKGHEVISISEAVSELRNNLKEQQEKFRVSADTSQVALKGLQKEKQDALEAMKKKKINIEKKYKVLRQQIEDEEKEAYEQLNKEQIRVTSEIDGRILALQNLMKEFEESIDHLNDLSKKNEDILFIEGFNSLAKRFKDVSLPFIPTPYTSGEMQVTDPIRCTDEGTEEERDREMMIQLYGQTPILDPDTANPYLILTDNNRTVSASSQIQLFQRSAQRFDRWPQILGTECVSCGRSYWEVEM; encoded by the exons ATGGCTGCCGCTCCCGAGCAGGAGCCTCTGGAGGAAGAATTAACCTGCACCATCTGCCTGGAGATTTTCACTGAGCCCGTCATCCTCAGCTGCAGACACAGCTTCTGCCGAGCCTGCGTGGAggaggtgtggagggagcctGATTCTGGCACTTACGCCTGCCCCCAGTGTCGAACAGGCTCCACGGTCCGGCCTGTCCTGGAGAAGAACTTCCAACTGGCAAACATCGTGGAGAGGTACATGGCTCTGGAGATCTCCAAGGAGGCTGTCCCTTGCAGCTACTGCACCAAGAAGAAGCGCTCCGCCGTGAAAAGCTGCCTTCGGTGCCAAGTATCGATGTGCTCCACGCATCACGGGTTGCACAGCGAGAACGCGATGCTGAAGAACCACCCTCTCACGGATCCCACTTCAGACACGGCAATGGGGAAATGTACAGTACACCAGAAGCTGCTGGAGATCTACTGCAAGGACGACGCTATCTGTGTCTGCACCTTCTGCGCTCTATTGGGAAATCACAAGGGCCATGAAGTCATCAGCATCAGCGAGGCAGTGAGCGAGCTGAGA AATAATTTGAAGGAACAGCAAGAGAAGTTCAGGGTTAGTGCTGACACATCGCAGGTTGCTCTGAAAGGTCTTCAGAAAGAAAAGCAAGATGCTTTG GAAGcaatgaagaagaagaaaataaacattGAGAAGAAATACAAGGTGCTCAGGCAACAGATtgaagatgaggagaaagaaGCTTATGAACAGCTGAATAAGGAGCAGATTCGTGTAACATCAGAGATTGATGGCAGGATCCTTGCTCTCCAGAATTTGATGAAAGAATTTGAAGAATCTATTGACCACCTCAATGACCTTTCGAAGAAGAATGAAGACATCCTGTTTATTGAG GGATTTAACTCTCTTGCTAAACG GTTCAAGGATGTCTCACTGCCATTTATACCCACACCTTATACTTCAGGTGAGATGCAAGTAACAGACCCAATAAGATGTACAGATGAGGGAACTGAAgaggagagggacagagaaaTGATGATCCAGCTGT ATGGGCAGACACCGATTCTGGATCCAGACACGGCCAATCCCTACCTTATCCTAACAGACAATAACAGAACAGTGTCTGCGTCGAGCCAGATACAGCTGTTTCAGAGAAGTGCACAGAGGTTTGATCGATGGCCTCAGATCCTTGGTACCGAGTGCGTGAGCTGCGGCCGATCCTActgggaggtagag ATGTGA
- the LOC127572036 gene encoding E3 ubiquitin-protein ligase TRIM8-like isoform X4 has protein sequence MAAAPEQEPLEEELTCTICLEIFTEPVILSCRHSFCRACVEEVWREPDSGTYACPQCRTGSTVRPVLEKNFQLANIVERYMALEISKEAVPCSYCTKKKRSAVKSCLRCQVSMCSTHHGLHSENAMLKNHPLTDPTSDTAMGKCTVHQKLLEIYCKDDAICVCTFCALLGNHKGHEVISISEAVSELRNNLKEQQEKFRVSADTSQVALKGLQKEKQDALEAMKKKKINIEKKYKVLRQQIEDEEKEAYEQLNKEQIRVTSEIDGRILALQNLMKEFEESIDHLNDLSKKNEDILFIEGFNSLAKRFKDVSLPFIPTPYTSGEMQVTDPIRCTDEGTEEERDREMMIQLYGQTPILDPDTANPYLILTDNNRTVSASSQIQLFQRSAQRFDRWPQILGTECVSCGRSYWEM, from the exons ATGGCTGCCGCTCCCGAGCAGGAGCCTCTGGAGGAAGAATTAACCTGCACCATCTGCCTGGAGATTTTCACTGAGCCCGTCATCCTCAGCTGCAGACACAGCTTCTGCCGAGCCTGCGTGGAggaggtgtggagggagcctGATTCTGGCACTTACGCCTGCCCCCAGTGTCGAACAGGCTCCACGGTCCGGCCTGTCCTGGAGAAGAACTTCCAACTGGCAAACATCGTGGAGAGGTACATGGCTCTGGAGATCTCCAAGGAGGCTGTCCCTTGCAGCTACTGCACCAAGAAGAAGCGCTCCGCCGTGAAAAGCTGCCTTCGGTGCCAAGTATCGATGTGCTCCACGCATCACGGGTTGCACAGCGAGAACGCGATGCTGAAGAACCACCCTCTCACGGATCCCACTTCAGACACGGCAATGGGGAAATGTACAGTACACCAGAAGCTGCTGGAGATCTACTGCAAGGACGACGCTATCTGTGTCTGCACCTTCTGCGCTCTATTGGGAAATCACAAGGGCCATGAAGTCATCAGCATCAGCGAGGCAGTGAGCGAGCTGAGA AATAATTTGAAGGAACAGCAAGAGAAGTTCAGGGTTAGTGCTGACACATCGCAGGTTGCTCTGAAAGGTCTTCAGAAAGAAAAGCAAGATGCTTTG GAAGcaatgaagaagaagaaaataaacattGAGAAGAAATACAAGGTGCTCAGGCAACAGATtgaagatgaggagaaagaaGCTTATGAACAGCTGAATAAGGAGCAGATTCGTGTAACATCAGAGATTGATGGCAGGATCCTTGCTCTCCAGAATTTGATGAAAGAATTTGAAGAATCTATTGACCACCTCAATGACCTTTCGAAGAAGAATGAAGACATCCTGTTTATTGAG GGATTTAACTCTCTTGCTAAACG GTTCAAGGATGTCTCACTGCCATTTATACCCACACCTTATACTTCAGGTGAGATGCAAGTAACAGACCCAATAAGATGTACAGATGAGGGAACTGAAgaggagagggacagagaaaTGATGATCCAGCTGT ATGGGCAGACACCGATTCTGGATCCAGACACGGCCAATCCCTACCTTATCCTAACAGACAATAACAGAACAGTGTCTGCGTCGAGCCAGATACAGCTGTTTCAGAGAAGTGCACAGAGGTTTGATCGATGGCCTCAGATCCTTGGTACCGAGTGCGTGAGCTGCGGCCGATCCTActgggag ATGTGA
- the LOC127572036 gene encoding E3 ubiquitin-protein ligase TRIM11-like isoform X1, translating to MAAAPEQEPLEEELTCTICLEIFTEPVILSCRHSFCRACVEEVWREPDSGTYACPQCRTGSTVRPVLEKNFQLANIVERYMALEISKEAVPCSYCTKKKRSAVKSCLRCQVSMCSTHHGLHSENAMLKNHPLTDPTSDTAMGKCTVHQKLLEIYCKDDAICVCTFCALLGNHKGHEVISISEAVSELRNNLKEQQEKFRVSADTSQVALKGLQKEKQDALEAMKKKKINIEKKYKVLRQQIEDEEKEAYEQLNKEQIRVTSEIDGRILALQNLMKEFEESIDHLNDLSKKNEDILFIEGFNSLAKRFKDVSLPFIPTPYTSGEMQVTDPIRCTDEGTEEERDREMMIQLYGQTPILDPDTANPYLILTDNNRTVSASSQIQLFQRSAQRFDRWPQILGTECVSCGRSYWEVEVREGGGAWSIGVCYASINRKGEGDDCLLGFNNKSWCIHSGPYVLSSLHNGKKIAEFAGKPSTVGVFVDFEGGVISFYSVLGRKITLLYTFHGTFTEPLCPALRLRTGVTLSLSALK from the exons ATGGCTGCCGCTCCCGAGCAGGAGCCTCTGGAGGAAGAATTAACCTGCACCATCTGCCTGGAGATTTTCACTGAGCCCGTCATCCTCAGCTGCAGACACAGCTTCTGCCGAGCCTGCGTGGAggaggtgtggagggagcctGATTCTGGCACTTACGCCTGCCCCCAGTGTCGAACAGGCTCCACGGTCCGGCCTGTCCTGGAGAAGAACTTCCAACTGGCAAACATCGTGGAGAGGTACATGGCTCTGGAGATCTCCAAGGAGGCTGTCCCTTGCAGCTACTGCACCAAGAAGAAGCGCTCCGCCGTGAAAAGCTGCCTTCGGTGCCAAGTATCGATGTGCTCCACGCATCACGGGTTGCACAGCGAGAACGCGATGCTGAAGAACCACCCTCTCACGGATCCCACTTCAGACACGGCAATGGGGAAATGTACAGTACACCAGAAGCTGCTGGAGATCTACTGCAAGGACGACGCTATCTGTGTCTGCACCTTCTGCGCTCTATTGGGAAATCACAAGGGCCATGAAGTCATCAGCATCAGCGAGGCAGTGAGCGAGCTGAGA AATAATTTGAAGGAACAGCAAGAGAAGTTCAGGGTTAGTGCTGACACATCGCAGGTTGCTCTGAAAGGTCTTCAGAAAGAAAAGCAAGATGCTTTG GAAGcaatgaagaagaagaaaataaacattGAGAAGAAATACAAGGTGCTCAGGCAACAGATtgaagatgaggagaaagaaGCTTATGAACAGCTGAATAAGGAGCAGATTCGTGTAACATCAGAGATTGATGGCAGGATCCTTGCTCTCCAGAATTTGATGAAAGAATTTGAAGAATCTATTGACCACCTCAATGACCTTTCGAAGAAGAATGAAGACATCCTGTTTATTGAG GGATTTAACTCTCTTGCTAAACG GTTCAAGGATGTCTCACTGCCATTTATACCCACACCTTATACTTCAGGTGAGATGCAAGTAACAGACCCAATAAGATGTACAGATGAGGGAACTGAAgaggagagggacagagaaaTGATGATCCAGCTGT ATGGGCAGACACCGATTCTGGATCCAGACACGGCCAATCCCTACCTTATCCTAACAGACAATAACAGAACAGTGTCTGCGTCGAGCCAGATACAGCTGTTTCAGAGAAGTGCACAGAGGTTTGATCGATGGCCTCAGATCCTTGGTACCGAGTGCGTGAGCTGCGGCCGATCCTActgggaggtagaggttagggaggggggtggggcctGGAGCATTGGAGTTTGCTACGCAAGCATCAacagaaagggggagggagatgaTTGTCTGTTGGGATTTAACAACAAGTCCTGGTGCATCCATTCTGGGCCATATGTACTTTCAAGCCtacacaatgggaaaaagattgcggAGTTTGCGGGAAAACCCTCCACAGTGGGAGTTTTTGTGGATTTTGAAGGCGGAGTTATCTCCTTTTACAGTGTGTTGGGCAGAAAAATAACCTTGTTGTACACCTTCCATGGAACATTCACTGAACCTCTCTGCCCAGCACTGCGGCTTCGAACTGGTGTCACTCTGTCCCTGTCTGCCCTGAAGTAA